One genomic window of Bradyrhizobium sp. CCGE-LA001 includes the following:
- a CDS encoding SDR family NAD(P)-dependent oxidoreductase, with amino-acid sequence MKTWFVSGASRGLGRSIVEAALGAGNRVLASARDPKPLEPLLGRFGERLRLATLDVTDEAAAHAAVGLAVETFGGVDVVVNNAGYGDLGSVEDTSLDSFRRQIEANLIGTIIVTKAAIPVLRRQRSGHIVQVSSVGGRIGAPARAAYSAAKWGIEGFSESLAREMALIGVHVTIVEPGGFRTGFAQAAHAADEGRPEYDAVVGAAIRMQRDYDGRQPGDPAKAAAVVLKLADMNRPPLRIALGSDAVNAIAAADRLRLEELETWRPLSVSTDY; translated from the coding sequence ATGAAGACATGGTTCGTCAGCGGCGCCTCGCGTGGACTTGGCCGCTCCATCGTGGAAGCCGCACTCGGGGCGGGGAATCGCGTGCTCGCGTCGGCGCGGGACCCAAAGCCGCTCGAACCGTTACTTGGGCGTTTCGGTGAAAGGCTTCGACTGGCAACACTCGACGTGACCGATGAGGCGGCAGCGCATGCGGCGGTCGGTCTCGCCGTGGAGACGTTCGGCGGCGTCGATGTCGTCGTAAACAATGCCGGTTACGGCGATCTCGGGTCGGTCGAGGACACCAGCCTGGACTCGTTCCGGCGGCAGATCGAGGCGAATTTGATCGGCACCATCATCGTCACCAAGGCGGCGATCCCGGTGCTGCGTCGGCAGCGCAGCGGGCATATCGTGCAGGTCTCGTCCGTCGGCGGCCGGATCGGTGCCCCGGCACGTGCGGCTTATTCAGCCGCGAAATGGGGAATCGAGGGCTTTTCGGAATCGCTAGCGCGCGAAATGGCGTTGATCGGCGTGCACGTGACGATCGTCGAGCCCGGCGGTTTCCGCACCGGCTTTGCCCAGGCCGCGCACGCAGCGGACGAAGGACGCCCGGAGTACGATGCCGTGGTCGGTGCTGCGATCAGGATGCAGCGCGATTACGATGGCCGCCAGCCCGGCGACCCCGCCAAGGCCGCGGCCGTCGTGTTGAAGCTTGCGGACATGAACCGTCCGCCTCTGCGGATCGCGCTCGGCAGCGATGCCGTGAATGCGATCGCCGCGGCCGATAGGCTTCGTCTCGAAGAGCTCGAGACGTGGCGACCGCTCAGCGTCTCGACCGACTACTGA
- a CDS encoding response regulator transcription factor: protein MNAPSTHLVIADDHPLFRDALRQAVAGVLTSARIDEAGSFEDLTKLLEQTPDVDLVLLDLSMPGISGFSGLIYLRAQYPAIPVVIVSASDDIATIRRSLDFGASGFIPKRFGVETLRDAILKVMEGDVWVPADTDLSAAADPDMTRLRDRLVTLTPQQVRVLMMLSEGLLNKQIAYELGVSEATIKAHVSAILQKLGVESRTQAVIAAAKIAGGQWKQGTPTG, encoded by the coding sequence ATGAACGCTCCTTCCACCCATCTCGTCATCGCCGATGACCATCCCCTGTTTCGCGACGCGCTGCGGCAGGCGGTGGCTGGCGTCCTGACCTCGGCCAGAATCGACGAGGCCGGATCATTTGAGGATCTGACCAAGCTGTTGGAACAGACCCCCGACGTCGATCTGGTCCTGCTCGACCTCTCGATGCCCGGGATCTCCGGCTTTTCCGGCCTGATCTATCTGCGGGCGCAATATCCGGCGATTCCGGTCGTGATCGTCTCGGCGTCCGACGACATCGCGACGATCCGCCGCTCGCTCGATTTCGGCGCCTCCGGCTTCATCCCGAAGCGCTTCGGCGTCGAGACCCTGCGCGACGCCATCCTCAAGGTGATGGAAGGCGACGTCTGGGTTCCCGCGGACACCGATCTGTCGGCCGCCGCCGACCCCGACATGACGCGCCTGCGCGACCGGCTGGTGACGCTGACGCCGCAACAGGTCCGCGTCCTGATGATGCTGTCGGAGGGCCTGCTCAACAAGCAGATCGCCTACGAGCTCGGCGTCTCCGAGGCCACCATCAAGGCCCACGTCTCCGCTATCCTGCAAAAGCTCGGCGTCGAGAGCCGCACCCAGGCCGTGATCGCCGCCGCGAAAATCGCCGGCGGCCAGTGGAAGCAGGGCACGCCGACGGGGTGA
- a CDS encoding PAS domain-containing hybrid sensor histidine kinase/response regulator produces MLHDWGVIAAAFGYIGFLFLVASHGDRRSLAGPGRASGLIYPLSLAIYCTSWTFFGSVGFATRTSTDFLAIYVGPILMIGLGAGVLRRVIQLAKAHNITSIADFIGARYGKSQAVAATVALIAIIGSVPYIALQLKAVASSLGTILSEDQAFSHIPILGDMALMVTLAMAAFAVLFGTRQTDATEHQHGLMLAIATESIIKLVAFLAAGIFVTFWMFSPQELIERAMKTPEAVRAINYSPSIGNFLTMTLLSLCAIMLLPRQFHVSVVENSSDAEVGRARWLFPLYLVAINLFVIPIALAGLVTFPFGAADPDMYVLALPIEYGADLLSVVVFVGGLSAATAMVIVECVALSIMVSNDLVVPLVLQRRPEGRTGGADFSDFLLRSRRLAIFAIMVMAYFYYRALGNTQLAAIGLLSFAAIAQLAPSFFGGLLWRRATARGAIGGMLVGFLVWLYTLFLPSFMDASTSGILWLQHGPFGIEALRPQALFGADLPPLMHGVIWSLSLNVLTYVLLSLARRPSSIELVQADLFVPNTLAPITPSFRRWRTTVTVQDIQTTVAQYLGPDRARHSFEAFSARRNVRLEPGAPADFELLQHAEHLIASSIGAASSRLVMSLLLRKRTVSAKAALKLLDDSHAALHFNREILQTALNHVRQGIAVFDADLQLICSNRQFGDLLNVPPHFVQFGTPLREILEFIGVADPDDPVERESMLERRLAAYTTDSEPYLERLPDRHMVIEVLTNHMPGGGFVITFTDVTPTFEAAEALERANATLEKRVRDRTEELTRLNSELAQAKSTAEDASISKTRFLAAASHDILQPLNAARLYVTSLVERQHNGEETRLAENIDESLQAIEEILGALLDISRLDAGAMTTSITSFKMADLMRSLEIEFAPIARAKGLELTFVPCSLPVESDRLLLRRLLQNLISNAIKYTPRGRVLVGCRRRGSSLKISVYDTGVGIPPVKRGEIFKEFHRLEQGARIARGLGLGLSIVERLARVLKHGIAIDSNRSGGSVFSVTVPTAKAVTHTAAVTSATPLARTPISGALIVCIENDAAILDGMRTLLKAWDAEVIAVADPEGAIAAIEAAGRRVTGLLVDYHLDRGNGIAAIREIRRRFGDGIPAILITADRSPAVQIAARDEKVAVLNKPVKPASLRALLGQWRTQQMVAAE; encoded by the coding sequence ATGCTGCACGATTGGGGCGTGATCGCCGCCGCCTTCGGCTACATCGGCTTTCTGTTCCTGGTGGCGAGCCACGGCGACCGCCGCTCGCTGGCCGGCCCTGGCCGTGCGTCCGGGCTGATCTACCCGCTGTCGCTGGCGATCTACTGCACCTCCTGGACCTTCTTCGGCTCGGTGGGCTTCGCCACCCGCACCTCGACCGACTTCCTGGCGATCTATGTCGGCCCCATCCTGATGATCGGGCTCGGCGCCGGCGTGCTCCGGCGCGTGATCCAGCTGGCCAAGGCCCACAACATCACCTCGATCGCCGATTTCATCGGCGCACGCTACGGCAAGAGCCAGGCGGTAGCGGCCACCGTAGCGCTGATCGCCATCATCGGCTCGGTGCCCTACATCGCGCTCCAGCTCAAGGCGGTGGCCTCCTCGCTCGGTACGATCCTGAGCGAAGACCAGGCCTTCTCCCACATCCCGATCCTCGGCGACATGGCGCTGATGGTGACGCTGGCAATGGCGGCCTTCGCGGTGCTGTTCGGCACCCGCCAGACCGACGCCACCGAGCACCAGCACGGCCTGATGCTGGCGATCGCAACCGAATCCATCATCAAGCTGGTCGCCTTCCTCGCCGCCGGCATCTTCGTCACCTTCTGGATGTTCTCGCCGCAGGAATTGATCGAGCGCGCGATGAAGACGCCGGAGGCGGTGCGCGCCATCAACTACTCGCCGTCGATCGGCAACTTCCTCACCATGACGCTGCTGTCGCTGTGCGCGATCATGCTGCTGCCGCGCCAATTCCATGTCAGCGTGGTGGAGAATTCGTCCGACGCCGAGGTCGGCCGCGCGCGCTGGCTGTTCCCGCTCTATCTCGTCGCCATCAATCTGTTCGTGATCCCGATCGCGCTGGCCGGTCTCGTCACCTTCCCGTTCGGCGCCGCCGATCCCGATATGTACGTGCTCGCCCTGCCGATCGAGTACGGCGCGGACCTGCTCAGCGTCGTGGTCTTCGTGGGCGGGCTGTCGGCCGCGACCGCCATGGTGATCGTCGAATGCGTCGCGCTCTCCATCATGGTCTCGAACGACCTCGTGGTGCCCCTGGTGCTGCAACGGCGCCCGGAAGGTCGCACCGGCGGCGCCGATTTCAGCGACTTCCTGCTGCGCTCGCGGCGGCTTGCAATCTTCGCCATCATGGTGATGGCGTATTTCTACTACCGCGCCCTCGGCAACACCCAGCTTGCCGCGATCGGCCTGTTGTCCTTTGCCGCCATCGCCCAGCTCGCACCGAGCTTCTTCGGCGGACTGTTGTGGCGGCGCGCGACCGCGCGGGGCGCGATCGGCGGCATGCTGGTCGGCTTCCTGGTGTGGCTCTACACGCTGTTCTTGCCGAGCTTCATGGACGCCTCGACGTCAGGCATCCTGTGGCTCCAGCACGGCCCGTTCGGGATCGAGGCGCTGCGGCCGCAGGCGCTGTTCGGCGCCGACCTGCCGCCGCTGATGCACGGCGTCATCTGGTCGCTGTCTCTCAACGTCCTCACTTATGTGCTGCTCTCGCTGGCACGCCGGCCGTCTTCCATCGAGCTCGTGCAGGCCGATCTGTTCGTGCCCAACACACTCGCGCCCATCACGCCGAGCTTCCGCCGCTGGCGCACCACCGTCACCGTGCAGGACATCCAGACCACGGTGGCGCAATATCTCGGGCCCGACCGCGCGCGGCATTCGTTCGAGGCCTTCTCGGCGCGGCGTAACGTCCGGCTCGAGCCGGGGGCGCCCGCGGATTTCGAGCTGTTGCAGCACGCCGAGCACCTGATCGCCTCCTCGATCGGCGCGGCCTCCTCGCGACTCGTGATGTCGCTGCTGCTGCGCAAGCGGACAGTCTCGGCGAAGGCCGCACTGAAGCTGCTCGACGATTCCCATGCGGCGCTGCACTTCAACCGCGAGATCCTCCAGACCGCGCTCAATCACGTGCGCCAGGGCATCGCGGTGTTCGATGCCGATCTGCAGCTGATCTGCTCCAATCGGCAGTTCGGCGACCTCCTCAACGTTCCCCCGCATTTCGTCCAGTTCGGCACGCCGCTTCGCGAAATCCTGGAATTCATCGGCGTCGCTGATCCGGACGACCCGGTCGAGCGCGAATCCATGCTGGAGCGGCGGCTGGCCGCCTACACCACCGACAGCGAGCCCTATCTCGAACGCCTGCCGGATCGCCACATGGTGATCGAGGTGCTCACCAACCACATGCCCGGCGGCGGCTTCGTCATCACCTTCACGGACGTCACACCGACATTCGAGGCGGCGGAAGCACTGGAGCGGGCCAACGCGACGCTGGAAAAGCGTGTCCGCGATCGCACCGAGGAGCTGACGCGGCTGAATTCGGAGCTGGCGCAGGCCAAGAGCACGGCGGAGGATGCCAGCATCTCCAAGACGCGCTTCCTCGCCGCCGCCAGCCACGACATTCTGCAGCCGTTGAACGCGGCGCGGCTCTACGTCACCAGCCTCGTCGAGCGCCAGCACAATGGCGAGGAGACGCGGCTGGCCGAGAACATCGACGAATCTTTGCAGGCAATCGAGGAGATCCTGGGCGCGCTGCTCGACATCTCCAGGCTCGACGCCGGCGCGATGACGACCTCGATCACGAGCTTCAAGATGGCCGATCTGATGCGCTCGCTGGAGATCGAGTTCGCGCCGATTGCGCGCGCCAAGGGCCTGGAGCTCACCTTCGTGCCCTGCTCGCTCCCGGTCGAGTCGGACCGGCTGCTGCTGCGGCGCCTGCTCCAGAACCTGATCTCCAACGCGATCAAATACACCCCGCGCGGGCGGGTGCTGGTCGGTTGCCGCCGCCGGGGTTCGTCGCTGAAGATCTCCGTCTACGACACCGGCGTCGGCATCCCGCCGGTCAAGCGCGGCGAGATCTTCAAGGAATTCCATCGCCTCGAGCAGGGCGCGCGAATCGCACGCGGCCTCGGCCTCGGGCTCTCGATCGTCGAGCGGCTGGCGCGGGTGCTCAAGCACGGCATCGCCATCGACAGCAATAGAAGCGGCGGCTCGGTGTTCTCCGTGACGGTGCCGACGGCGAAGGCGGTCACCCACACCGCGGCCGTGACCAGCGCGACGCCGCTGGCGCGCACGCCGATCTCGGGCGCGCTGATCGTCTGCATCGAGAACGATGCGGCGATCCTCGACGGCATGCGCACGCTGTTGAAGGCCTGGGATGCCGAGGTGATCGCCGTCGCCGATCCCGAAGGCGCGATCGCCGCGATCGAAGCAGCCGGTCGTCGCGTCACCGGCCTCCTCGTCGACTATCACCTCGACCGCGGTAACGGCATCGCCGCGATCCGCGAGATCCGCCGCCGCTTCGGCGACGGCATTCCCGCGATCCTGATCACCGCCGACCGCAGCCCCGCCGTGCAGATTGCCGCGCGCGACGAGAAGGTCGCCGTGCTCAACAAGCCGGTGAAGCCGGCCTCGCTCCGCGCCCTGCTCGGCCAGTGGCGCACGCAGCAGATGGTGGCGGCGGAGTGA
- a CDS encoding alpha/beta fold hydrolase, producing the protein MNQIIDQHRRNFFGVAAGTVAMGLGVIDLARAETGAPRSSASNASFGAIKQIDAGVLNVGYAEAGPSNGPVAILLHGWPYDIHAFVDVAPILAKAGYRVIIPYLRGYGSTHFLSGETPRNGEPAAMAADIIALMDKLDIKKAVVAGFDWGARTADIIAALWPDRCRALVSVSGYLISSQAAGNAPLPPSAELQWWYQFYFATERGRAGYEKYTHDFAKLIWKLASPQWKFDDATFNRSAAALDNKDHVAITIHNYRWRLGLAQGEAKYDHLEKKLAAAPVIDVPTITMEGDANGAPHPDPSAYAKKFSGRYEFRLITGGIGHNLPQEAPEAFAKAVIDADGA; encoded by the coding sequence ATGAACCAGATCATCGACCAGCACCGCCGCAATTTCTTTGGTGTCGCCGCCGGAACCGTTGCCATGGGGCTCGGCGTGATCGACCTCGCCCGCGCCGAGACGGGGGCGCCGCGATCTTCCGCATCGAATGCGTCGTTCGGCGCGATCAAGCAGATCGATGCCGGTGTCCTCAATGTCGGATATGCCGAGGCGGGTCCCTCGAACGGTCCGGTGGCGATCCTGCTGCATGGCTGGCCCTACGACATCCACGCCTTCGTGGACGTCGCGCCGATCCTGGCAAAGGCCGGCTATCGCGTGATCATCCCGTACCTGCGCGGTTATGGCAGCACGCATTTCCTCTCCGGCGAGACACCGCGCAACGGCGAGCCTGCTGCGATGGCCGCCGACATCATCGCGCTGATGGACAAGCTCGATATCAAGAAGGCCGTCGTCGCCGGCTTCGACTGGGGCGCGCGCACGGCCGACATCATCGCTGCGCTATGGCCGGATCGCTGCCGGGCATTGGTGTCGGTCAGCGGTTATCTGATCTCCAGCCAGGCCGCGGGCAACGCGCCGCTGCCGCCGTCGGCCGAGCTGCAATGGTGGTATCAGTTCTATTTCGCCACCGAGCGCGGCCGCGCCGGATACGAGAAGTACACGCATGATTTCGCCAAGCTGATCTGGAAGCTGGCATCGCCGCAGTGGAAGTTCGACGACGCCACCTTCAATCGAAGCGCCGCGGCGCTCGATAACAAGGATCATGTCGCGATCACGATCCACAATTATCGCTGGCGCCTGGGGCTCGCGCAGGGCGAGGCAAAATACGACCATCTCGAAAAGAAGCTCGCGGCGGCTCCCGTCATCGACGTGCCGACGATCACGATGGAGGGCGACGCCAACGGCGCCCCGCATCCCGATCCGAGCGCCTATGCCAAGAAGTTCTCGGGCCGCTACGAATTCCGCCTGATCACCGGCGGCATCGGCCACAATCTGCCGCAGGAAGCACCGGAAGCCTTCGCCAAGGCCGTCATCGACGCCGATGGCGCCTGA
- a CDS encoding organic hydroperoxide resistance protein: MTQAAKLVYTGRTHTSGGRHDGTSRSSDGRLDVKLSPPGGAGIGTNPEQLFAAGWSACFEGAMEKAARNRKIDLPRKTAIDAEIDLVLDDGGYALRARLNVSLPGLDPEIARGIIDDAHQTCPYSKAVRSNIDVTVALI, encoded by the coding sequence ATGACGCAAGCGGCAAAACTGGTCTACACGGGCAGGACACACACCAGCGGCGGTCGGCACGACGGCACATCGCGCAGCTCCGATGGTCGCCTGGATGTCAAATTATCGCCGCCGGGCGGCGCAGGCATCGGCACCAATCCCGAGCAATTATTCGCGGCGGGCTGGTCGGCGTGTTTCGAAGGTGCGATGGAGAAGGCGGCGCGCAATCGGAAGATCGACCTTCCCAGGAAGACCGCGATCGATGCGGAGATCGATCTCGTGCTCGACGACGGTGGCTACGCGCTGAGAGCGCGCCTTAATGTCAGTCTCCCGGGTCTCGACCCCGAGATCGCGCGCGGCATCATCGATGACGCGCATCAAACCTGTCCCTACTCCAAGGCCGTCCGCAGCAACATCGACGTCACGGTCGCGCTGATCTGA
- a CDS encoding cytochrome P460 family protein, which translates to MTPAEPETKKSPYATLIVLAAILIVVLLTCVPYLVTIASAEGPGEKSAADASPIFGVTIPPGYKQWELIAPAEEAAPLDELRAVIGNQTAIDAYQAGKLPFPDGTILVKRAWKRKQSPEFASATIPGAATTVQVMVKDSKKYAATGGWGFGRFINGKPVDEAQHRTCFACHEARAKARDYVFTRLAP; encoded by the coding sequence ATGACACCCGCCGAACCCGAGACAAAGAAATCTCCTTACGCCACGCTGATCGTGCTCGCCGCGATCCTGATCGTCGTGCTCCTGACCTGTGTGCCGTATCTCGTCACGATCGCGTCTGCGGAGGGCCCGGGGGAAAAGAGCGCCGCCGATGCCTCGCCGATCTTCGGCGTCACGATTCCTCCCGGCTACAAGCAGTGGGAGCTGATCGCGCCGGCCGAAGAGGCGGCGCCGCTCGACGAGCTTCGCGCCGTGATCGGCAACCAGACTGCGATCGATGCGTATCAAGCCGGCAAGCTTCCGTTCCCTGATGGCACCATCCTGGTCAAGCGTGCCTGGAAGCGGAAACAGTCGCCGGAGTTCGCGTCCGCGACGATTCCCGGTGCCGCCACCACCGTCCAGGTGATGGTGAAGGATTCCAAGAAATATGCCGCGACAGGCGGCTGGGGCTTCGGCCGCTTCATCAACGGCAAGCCGGTGGACGAGGCCCAGCACCGCACCTGCTTCGCGTGCCATGAAGCGCGGGCCAAGGCACGCGATTACGTCTTCACGCGGCTCGCGCCTTGA
- a CDS encoding ATP-binding protein: protein MTEPARPATGTLSFGPFNVTPHERLITRDGVALPLGAKAFDILIALMSRPNQVVSKWDLMALVWPGLTVEEASLRFHIAALRKALGDGKDGARYITTLSGRGYCFVAPISQAASRTERSPAPQLDLPPVKLPNRLQRMVGRDDAIAAISDKLITSRFVAIVGPGGVGKTAVAVAIAHDLLGTFDDAAHFVDLAALSDPDLVITSILLMLGLPAQTDDPLPALLAHVSDKKMLLILDNCEHVIATVAPLAAAIFHAAPHVHILATSREALRVEGEQVYRLAPLAVPPDESGLTVAAARTYPALQLFLERARASGAQIALDDANTAIIARICRKLDGMALAIELAAGRVEAYGLQQTATLLDERLNLLWQGQRTAPPRQKTLQATLDWSYGLLSDTERQVLRRLAVFAGHFTIDAALEVVPDDRVDRSHLFDAIDSLVAKSMVAPRPIGAMMRYRLLDTTRAYLLEIAPDDAALAARHANYYRQWLEQAGSTWATVPSADERAVHFSALHNVRAALDWCFGTGGDIKIGIALAAAAAPIFLAMSLLIECRRWSERALRAIGPTSQGSAEEMHIQAALGLTLMFTRGGSEAARAALSRSLAIAEARGDAPNQLQLLGRMHIFHERMGEFDAALGYAQQSLIVAEALGDAASAALAHSLLGVSLHLAGEHRDALTMLEAAWHGPGTERISTVYGFDHRNRAGISLAREYWLQGRPADARQLARQTVAEAAQMDHPITLCIALIWAVSIDLWDGDLDGAEESIDRFIALAEARSMGPYLAVGRGVKGELAIRRGEAADGVETIKSCLRELHDSGYELLTTTFNIAMVQGLLALGQTEQSACLIDDAIRLVERSGDHLYMPELLRMKGRVLLLLPEPGADQAEARFMQSLDLSRRQGAKAWEMRAAIDLAALFAERGQREEAKRLLRSALEGLSEGAETADIRAANARLMTL, encoded by the coding sequence ATGACTGAGCCGGCCCGGCCTGCGACGGGAACCCTATCGTTCGGGCCATTCAATGTGACGCCGCATGAAAGGCTGATCACGCGCGATGGCGTCGCGCTACCGCTCGGCGCGAAAGCCTTCGATATTCTGATCGCGCTGATGTCGCGGCCGAACCAGGTCGTCAGCAAATGGGATCTGATGGCACTGGTGTGGCCGGGCCTGACCGTCGAAGAAGCCAGCCTCCGCTTTCACATCGCAGCCCTTCGCAAGGCGCTCGGCGACGGCAAGGACGGCGCACGCTACATCACCACGCTGTCCGGTCGCGGCTATTGCTTCGTGGCGCCGATCTCGCAGGCGGCCAGCCGGACAGAGCGGAGCCCGGCGCCCCAGCTCGACCTGCCGCCCGTGAAGCTGCCGAACCGGCTGCAACGGATGGTCGGGCGCGACGATGCGATCGCGGCGATCTCCGACAAGCTCATCACCTCGCGCTTCGTCGCGATTGTCGGCCCCGGCGGCGTCGGCAAGACTGCCGTCGCGGTCGCGATTGCACACGACCTGCTCGGAACCTTCGACGACGCCGCGCACTTTGTCGATCTCGCCGCGCTCAGCGATCCCGATCTCGTGATCACCTCGATTCTGTTGATGCTGGGCTTGCCGGCGCAGACCGATGATCCCCTGCCCGCGCTGCTCGCGCATGTCAGCGACAAGAAGATGCTGCTGATCCTCGACAATTGCGAGCACGTCATCGCCACTGTGGCGCCGCTGGCTGCGGCGATCTTCCACGCCGCGCCGCATGTCCATATCCTGGCGACGAGCCGCGAAGCGCTGCGGGTCGAGGGCGAGCAGGTCTATCGACTGGCGCCGCTCGCCGTTCCGCCTGATGAGTCCGGACTGACTGTCGCTGCGGCGCGAACCTATCCCGCACTTCAACTCTTCCTCGAACGCGCCAGGGCGAGCGGCGCGCAGATCGCGCTCGACGATGCCAACACCGCAATCATCGCGAGAATCTGCCGCAAGCTCGACGGCATGGCCCTGGCGATCGAGCTCGCCGCCGGCCGGGTCGAAGCCTATGGCCTGCAGCAGACGGCGACGCTGCTCGACGAGCGGCTCAATCTGCTCTGGCAGGGACAACGCACCGCGCCGCCGCGACAGAAGACACTGCAGGCGACGCTGGACTGGAGCTACGGGCTCCTGTCCGACACCGAGCGCCAGGTGCTGCGACGGCTTGCGGTATTCGCCGGGCACTTCACCATCGACGCCGCGCTCGAAGTCGTGCCGGACGATCGCGTCGACCGCTCCCATTTGTTCGACGCCATCGACAGCCTCGTCGCCAAGTCCATGGTCGCGCCGCGGCCGATCGGCGCCATGATGCGCTACCGGCTGCTCGACACCACGCGCGCCTATTTGCTCGAGATCGCGCCTGATGACGCGGCGCTCGCCGCGCGTCACGCCAACTATTACCGGCAATGGCTGGAGCAGGCCGGCTCGACATGGGCGACGGTGCCGAGCGCCGACGAGCGGGCGGTGCACTTCTCCGCCCTTCACAACGTGCGCGCCGCGCTGGACTGGTGCTTCGGCACGGGCGGCGACATCAAGATCGGCATCGCGCTCGCCGCCGCAGCGGCACCGATCTTTCTCGCAATGTCGCTGCTGATCGAATGCCGGCGCTGGTCGGAACGGGCGCTGCGTGCGATCGGCCCCACCTCGCAGGGGAGTGCCGAGGAGATGCACATCCAGGCGGCCCTCGGCCTCACCTTGATGTTCACGCGCGGCGGCAGCGAAGCGGCACGCGCCGCCCTGAGCCGGAGCCTTGCGATCGCCGAGGCGCGTGGCGACGCGCCGAACCAGCTCCAGCTGCTCGGCCGCATGCACATCTTCCACGAGCGGATGGGCGAGTTCGACGCCGCGCTCGGTTATGCCCAGCAGAGCCTCATCGTCGCCGAGGCCCTCGGCGACGCGGCCTCGGCTGCGCTCGCCCATTCGCTTCTGGGCGTCTCGTTGCACCTGGCCGGCGAGCATCGCGACGCGCTGACGATGCTGGAGGCCGCCTGGCATGGACCCGGCACGGAACGGATCAGCACGGTCTACGGCTTCGATCATCGTAACCGGGCCGGCATCTCGCTCGCGCGAGAGTATTGGCTGCAGGGCCGGCCGGCAGATGCGCGGCAGCTGGCGCGGCAGACGGTCGCGGAGGCCGCGCAGATGGATCATCCGATCACACTTTGCATCGCGCTGATCTGGGCGGTGTCGATCGATCTCTGGGACGGTGACCTCGATGGAGCTGAGGAGAGCATCGACCGATTCATCGCGCTTGCCGAGGCGCGCTCGATGGGCCCGTACCTTGCGGTCGGCCGAGGCGTCAAAGGCGAGCTGGCAATCCGGCGGGGTGAGGCCGCCGATGGCGTCGAGACGATCAAGTCCTGCCTGCGCGAGCTCCACGATTCCGGTTACGAGCTGCTCACCACGACGTTCAACATCGCGATGGTGCAGGGCTTGCTGGCACTCGGACAGACCGAGCAGAGCGCATGCCTGATCGACGATGCGATCCGTCTCGTCGAGAGAAGCGGCGATCATCTCTACATGCCCGAGCTGCTGCGGATGAAGGGCAGAGTCCTGTTGTTGCTGCCAGAGCCCGGGGCCGATCAGGCCGAAGCCCGTTTCATGCAGTCACTGGATTTGAGCCGTCGCCAAGGCGCAAAAGCCTGGGAGATGCGGGCTGCAATCGATCTCGCCGCGCTATTTGCCGAACGCGGGCAGCGCGAAGAAGCGAAGCGATTGCTGCGATCAGCGCTCGAAGGTCTTAGCGAGGGCGCCGAAACGGCGGATATCCGGGCCGCCAACGCGCGTCTGATGACGTTGTAG